One segment of Podospora pseudopauciseta strain CBS 411.78 chromosome 5 map unlocalized CBS411.78m_5.2, whole genome shotgun sequence DNA contains the following:
- a CDS encoding uncharacterized protein (EggNog:ENOG503PC5I) produces MMRQAIQFSSLLIAVATTARAAKGTVWATPHESYSSSVGVLGCKVDTNRIAYWPGSVDCNNICISLSYEGRKVKLLRIDQSEGAYDVSYDAWNYLYSGYSATEKPTAGGETPMEYEELAASECSDLIHTPDGKLPLSAANSMNFLASCLEKDTWVGKNHILFNILDPICSWGHDEPCNLDWPAANQAQCPNGLGTPAELTTAPVYNIQYNTGKRVLASTGQVVASQAAPSQLQQNLAGILKGSGGMTVALSLLTFLILL; encoded by the coding sequence ATGATGCGCCAAGCCATTCAATTCTCTTCGCTTCTCATCGCCGTCGCCACAACAGCGCGCGCGGCCAAAGGCACCGTTTGGGCGACACCTCACGAGAGTTATTCTTCTTCAGTTGGAGTTTTGGGCTGCAAGGTAGACACCAATCGCATCGCCTACTGGCCTGGCTCAGTTGACTGCAACAACATCTGCATTTCGCTCAGTTatgaggggaggaaggtcaAACTTTTGCGCATCGATCAGAGCGAGGGCGCATACGATGTCAGCTACGACGCTTGGAATTATCTGTACTCAGGCTATTCGGCGACAGAGAAGCCAACAGCTGGCGGCGAGACGCCCATGGAGTATGAGGAATTGGCAGCTTCTGAATGCTCCGACTTGATCCATACACCAGACGGCAAGCTTCCTTTGAGCGCGGCAAACAGCATGAACTTCCTCGCCAGCTGCCTTGAGAAGGATACCTGGGTCGGCAAGAACCACATTCTTTTCAACATCTTGGATCCTATCTGTTCTTGGGGACACGACGAACCGTGCAATCTGGACTGGCCAGCAGCAAACCAAGCGCAGTGCCCGAACGGATTGGGGACACCGGCCGAATTAACGACTGCGCCTGTTTACAACATTCAATACAACACTGGAAAGAGGGTCCTGGCATCTACTGGGCAGGTGGTAGCCAGCCAGGCGGCTCCTAGCCAACTGCAACAGAACCTTGCTGGGATATTGAAAGGCTCTGGCGGGATGACGGTGGCCTTGAGCTTGCTTACCTTTTTGATTCTCTTATGA